A window of Flavobacteriales bacterium contains these coding sequences:
- the sucC gene encoding succinate--CoA ligase subunit beta (catalyzes the interconversion of succinyl-CoA and succinate) — protein sequence MNLHEYQGKEILTKFGVSVQRGILAHTPEEAVEAGKLLANQTGTKFFVVKAQIHAGGRGKGGGVKVAKNLDELREKATNIIGMQLITPQTPPTGKKVHKVLIAEDVYYPGPSEHKEYYMSILLDRGTGRHLVMYSPAGGMDIEAVAEETPHLIFKEEIDPKVGLMPFQARKIAFNLGTSGNAFKDMVKFVDALYKAFLGCDASMFEINPVFKTSDDRIIAVDAKVTLDDNALFRHPDYAEMRDTTEEDPTEVEA from the coding sequence ATGAATCTTCACGAATATCAAGGCAAAGAGATCCTCACCAAGTTTGGTGTTTCTGTTCAACGTGGTATCCTTGCCCACACTCCCGAAGAGGCTGTTGAAGCCGGAAAGCTATTGGCGAATCAAACCGGGACTAAATTTTTTGTTGTTAAAGCGCAAATTCACGCTGGTGGCCGCGGTAAAGGTGGTGGTGTAAAAGTTGCAAAGAATCTCGATGAGCTTCGCGAAAAGGCGACAAACATCATCGGTATGCAATTGATTACCCCGCAAACTCCGCCAACCGGTAAAAAAGTTCATAAAGTCCTTATTGCAGAGGATGTTTATTATCCGGGTCCTTCCGAGCACAAAGAATATTACATGTCTATTCTTCTCGACAGAGGTACGGGTCGCCACCTGGTGATGTATTCTCCTGCCGGTGGTATGGATATCGAAGCTGTTGCGGAAGAAACGCCACATTTAATTTTTAAAGAAGAAATTGATCCGAAAGTAGGCTTAATGCCTTTCCAGGCTCGTAAGATTGCTTTTAATCTTGGAACCAGCGGAAATGCGTTTAAAGACATGGTGAAATTTGTGGATGCGCTTTACAAAGCATTCCTCGGTTGCGATGCTTCCATGTTTGAAATTAATCCTGTATTTAAAACATCCGACGATCGTATTATTGCAGTAGATGCAAAAGTAACGCTCGATGATAACGCATTGTTCCGTCACCCCGACTATGCCGAAATGCGCGATACTACCGAAGAAGATCCTACCGAAGTGGAAGC
- a CDS encoding ABC transporter ATP-binding protein, producing MMLEVKNIQFSYSGSEKVLQNISFSLSPGEVIGIAGKSGSGKTTLLKIIYGLLDPSSGSVIFKKEKVRGPSLELVPGHPKMKMVAQHFDLLPDHTVKENIEHRLLSYKKSFREEKAEMLLKLCGIWEQRNQKPATLSGGQKQLVAISCALAEEPELLLLDEPFSHLDHSTRNEILRFLAELKSVLGFSMIFISHDSSDVLQLSDRVMIMKAGSVERIASPEEIYYHPKNDYQAELFGSFNKISKSTYVRPSAIRICQSHKSKFSGVISAISFRGELTEYKVKSQGGKVIYFINTQSNFPIGKKVHLTW from the coding sequence ATGATGCTTGAAGTAAAAAATATTCAGTTTTCATACAGTGGATCCGAAAAGGTTTTACAAAATATTTCATTTTCATTATCACCGGGTGAAGTCATTGGTATAGCAGGCAAAAGTGGAAGCGGAAAAACCACCTTGCTTAAAATTATTTACGGTTTACTCGATCCAAGTTCAGGTAGTGTAATTTTTAAGAAAGAAAAAGTTAGGGGTCCCTCTCTTGAACTCGTTCCCGGTCACCCCAAAATGAAAATGGTGGCTCAACATTTCGATTTGCTACCCGATCACACCGTGAAAGAAAATATTGAACATCGTTTATTATCCTATAAAAAGAGTTTTAGAGAAGAAAAAGCGGAGATGCTTTTGAAATTATGTGGAATCTGGGAGCAGCGGAATCAAAAACCGGCTACGTTAAGTGGGGGACAAAAACAATTGGTTGCCATATCTTGTGCATTAGCAGAGGAGCCCGAATTATTGTTACTGGATGAACCTTTTAGTCATTTAGATCATAGCACCCGCAATGAGATTTTACGATTTTTAGCAGAGTTAAAATCGGTATTGGGTTTTTCCATGATTTTTATTTCGCACGACAGTTCGGATGTTTTGCAATTGAGCGATCGTGTTATGATTATGAAAGCGGGATCGGTGGAGCGAATTGCCTCTCCGGAAGAGATTTATTATCACCCCAAAAATGATTACCAGGCAGAATTGTTTGGTTCGTTTAATAAAATTTCAAAATCCACTTATGTTCGACCTTCCGCCATTCGGATTTGTCAGAGCCATAAATCAAAATTCAGCGGAGTAATTTCGGCAATAAGTTTTCGTGGGGAATTAACCGAATACAAAGTAAAATCACAAGGTGGCAAAGTGATTTATTTTATAAACACCCAAAGCAACTTTCCCATTGGAAAAAAAGTACATCTCACCTGGTGA